Proteins encoded in a region of the Anoxybacillus amylolyticus genome:
- a CDS encoding manganese catalase family protein, which yields MWIYEKKLQYPVRVSTCNPKLAKYLIEQYGGADGELAAALRYLNQRYTIPDKVVGLLTDIGTEEFAHLEMIATMVYKLTKDATPDQLKEAGLDAHYVNHDNALFYHNAGGVPFTATYIQAKGDPIADLYEDIAAEEKARATYQWIINMSDDPDLNDGLRFLREREIIHAQRFREAVELLKEERDRKKVF from the coding sequence ATGTGGATTTATGAAAAAAAATTGCAGTATCCCGTGCGCGTCAGCACATGCAACCCGAAGCTGGCGAAATATTTAATCGAGCAATACGGAGGTGCCGATGGGGAATTGGCAGCCGCACTCCGCTATTTAAACCAGCGGTATACGATTCCGGATAAGGTAGTCGGTCTATTGACGGACATCGGCACCGAAGAGTTCGCCCATTTGGAAATGATTGCGACGATGGTATATAAGCTGACGAAAGATGCGACGCCCGATCAGCTAAAAGAAGCGGGATTAGACGCCCATTATGTCAACCATGACAACGCGCTCTTTTACCATAATGCCGGCGGCGTTCCGTTTACCGCTACTTATATTCAAGCAAAAGGCGACCCAATTGCTGATTTATATGAAGATATCGCCGCCGAAGAGAAAGCGCGCGCAACGTACCAATGGATTATTAATATGAGCGATGACCCTGACTTAAATGACGGGCTGCGTTTTTTGCGCGAGCGGGAAATTATCCATGCGCAGCGGTTTCGCGAAGCAGTAGAGCTACTAAAAGAGGAGCGTGATCGCAAAAAAGTGTTTTAG
- a CDS encoding spore coat protein CotJB: MKQMPKEYYELLEQLQMVDFALVDLTLYLDTHPNDYQAIQQFNQLAQQRKQLKKQYETTYGPLQQYGNSYSNYPWNWDDTPWPWQV, translated from the coding sequence ATGAAGCAAATGCCAAAAGAGTACTATGAACTGCTCGAACAGCTACAAATGGTCGATTTTGCCCTCGTCGATTTAACGCTTTATCTTGATACGCATCCGAACGACTATCAAGCGATTCAACAATTTAACCAGCTGGCGCAGCAGCGGAAACAGCTAAAAAAACAATACGAAACGACATACGGTCCTCTCCAGCAATATGGAAACAGCTATTCCAACTACCCTTGGAATTGGGACGATACGCCGTGGCCATGGCAAGTATAA
- a CDS encoding MerR family transcriptional regulator, whose product MTGKYNIKAVEAMVGIPAGTLRMWERRYQMIAPQRSESGHRLYTDEQVEMLRKIVAKTKEGLTVRQAIALLETKEETDDAFSSCVQAAASFDERKLKQLWDEWMSVYSVEKVVGEQFPALYEALSRADVLTSAHRQFAYTLLASKLRMMLLTFSSQSKQTALAIAPKEDSLPLLFVSTYLSIRGIHVVYMNGDVSITDVLAAVEQVKPAFFLFSCHQTDDAGWLAAMKPHIACTIGVTGKGMEHHSCYIGKTKAEWEKKLHL is encoded by the coding sequence ATGACAGGGAAGTATAACATTAAAGCAGTAGAAGCGATGGTTGGGATTCCGGCGGGGACGCTAAGAATGTGGGAGCGCCGCTACCAAATGATCGCTCCCCAGCGAAGCGAATCGGGGCATCGGCTCTATACAGATGAACAAGTGGAAATGTTGCGAAAAATCGTGGCGAAAACGAAAGAAGGGCTCACCGTTCGCCAAGCAATTGCGCTATTGGAAACAAAAGAAGAAACGGACGATGCGTTTAGTTCGTGCGTGCAGGCGGCTGCTTCGTTTGATGAAAGAAAACTAAAGCAACTGTGGGATGAATGGATGAGTGTCTATAGCGTTGAAAAAGTCGTTGGAGAACAATTTCCAGCGCTTTACGAGGCGCTTTCACGCGCCGATGTATTAACGAGCGCCCATCGCCAGTTCGCCTATACGCTTTTAGCGTCTAAATTACGGATGATGCTTCTTACGTTTTCGAGCCAGTCTAAGCAAACGGCGTTAGCGATTGCTCCCAAAGAGGATTCGTTGCCGCTTCTTTTTGTTTCCACGTATCTTTCCATTCGCGGTATTCACGTTGTTTATATGAACGGCGACGTGTCGATAACAGATGTTCTCGCGGCGGTCGAACAGGTAAAGCCAGCGTTTTTTTTATTTTCGTGTCATCAAACCGACGATGCGGGGTGGCTTGCCGCGATGAAACCGCATATTGCTTGTACAATTGGCGTCACTGGAAAAGGAATGGAGCATCATTCATGCTACATCGGAAAGACGAAAGCGGAATGGGAGAAAAAACTGCATCTGTAA
- a CDS encoding Glu/Leu/Phe/Val family dehydrogenase has protein sequence MVADKHTSEEMHEDKHDVLKATQIVIHRALEKLGYPAEVYELLKEPIRMLTVKIPVRMDDGTVKIFTGYRAQHNDAVGPTKGGIRFHPNVTEREVKALSIWMSLKCGIVDLPYGGGKGGIVCDPRNMSFRELERLSRGYVRAISQIVGPTKDIPAPDVFTNSQIMAWMMDEYSRIDEFNSPGFITGKPLVLGGSHGRETATAKGVTICIREAAKKRGIELEGARVVVQGFGNAGSYLAKFMHDAGAKVIGISDAYGALYDPNGLDIDYLLDRRDSFGTVTKLFKNTITNKELLELECDILVPAAIENQITEENAHNIKAKIVVEAANGPTTLGATEILTQRGILIVPDVLASAGGVTVSYFEWVQNNQGYYWTEEEVEEKLEKVMVKAFNNVYETAQTRRVDMRLAAYMVGVRKMAEACRFRGWI, from the coding sequence ATGGTAGCCGACAAGCATACCAGCGAGGAAATGCACGAAGACAAGCACGATGTTTTAAAGGCAACGCAAATTGTCATACATAGAGCGTTGGAAAAGCTCGGGTATCCGGCAGAGGTATACGAGCTATTAAAAGAACCGATTCGCATGCTGACAGTGAAAATTCCTGTGCGCATGGATGACGGGACTGTCAAAATTTTTACCGGCTACCGTGCCCAACATAACGATGCGGTTGGACCAACAAAAGGGGGCATTCGTTTCCATCCAAACGTGACAGAACGCGAAGTGAAAGCGCTCTCGATTTGGATGAGTTTAAAATGTGGCATCGTCGATTTGCCATACGGCGGGGGGAAAGGCGGCATCGTGTGCGACCCGCGCAACATGTCGTTCCGTGAACTAGAGCGCTTAAGCCGCGGCTATGTTCGGGCAATTAGCCAAATCGTCGGTCCGACAAAAGACATTCCGGCGCCGGATGTGTTCACGAACTCGCAAATTATGGCGTGGATGATGGATGAGTATAGCCGCATCGACGAGTTTAACTCACCTGGTTTTATTACTGGAAAACCGCTTGTGTTGGGTGGCTCACACGGTCGTGAAACGGCAACAGCTAAAGGGGTAACAATTTGTATTCGCGAAGCAGCGAAAAAACGAGGCATTGAATTGGAAGGCGCGCGCGTCGTCGTGCAAGGGTTTGGCAACGCCGGCAGCTATTTAGCGAAATTTATGCACGATGCCGGTGCGAAAGTCATCGGTATTTCCGATGCATACGGAGCACTATACGATCCAAACGGCCTCGACATCGATTATTTGCTAGATCGTCGCGATAGCTTCGGAACGGTCACGAAGCTGTTTAAAAATACAATTACGAACAAAGAATTGCTCGAACTGGAGTGCGATATTTTAGTTCCGGCAGCGATTGAAAACCAAATTACCGAAGAAAACGCCCATAACATTAAGGCGAAAATCGTTGTCGAAGCAGCGAACGGTCCGACGACGTTGGGAGCGACGGAAATTTTAACGCAGCGCGGCATTTTAATCGTTCCAGACGTATTAGCTAGCGCTGGCGGTGTAACGGTGTCGTATTTCGAGTGGGTGCAAAACAACCAAGGCTACTACTGGACGGAAGAAGAAGTCGAAGAAAAGTTAGAAAAAGTGATGGTCAAAGCGTTCAATAACGTATATGAAACAGCGCAAACTCGCCGCGTTGATATGCGCTTAGCGGCATATATGGTTGGCGTCCGCAAAATGGCGGAAGCGTGCCGTTTCCGCGGTTGGATTTAA
- a CDS encoding RecQ family ATP-dependent DNA helicase codes for MVYLEQRLYETFGYRTFRLGQKEIIEDVLAKNDVLAMLPTGGGKSVCYQLPGYMLPGSVLIVSPLVSLMEDQVQQLKMRGEKRVIALNSFLPDEQKKRALMNLHHFRFIYASPEILQSPLWQKALRNVAISLFVVDEAHCISQWGHDFRPDFLKLGAIRRELGDPPCLALTATATQEVRSDIIETLQLTNVRQHLYSVDRPNIAIQVECVDSVEEKVARVLHYAKTLQGPGMIYVSSRQWAEVLAQKLAAEGIEGVAYYHGGMDSEQRLLVQHQFLCDQLQIVCCTNAFGMGVNKENVRYVVHFHLPSQLEAYVQEIGRAGRDGKNSLAILLYTHGDEDMVQSLIEAELPTEEQVRLFIAYRNDVRSMVEINDVQWRLLHYMIEKEQTKAQTVEEIIANIQAAIEARKHWKRSKLTQMRSFLFRPHCRREQIVAYFQQRLEKKPINCCDRCAFSLDSYQLKQQDESIRMFRGWKEELKRIFWNEEYT; via the coding sequence ATAGTGTATCTTGAACAACGGTTATATGAAACGTTCGGCTACCGTACGTTTCGCTTAGGACAAAAAGAAATTATCGAAGACGTCCTCGCGAAAAACGACGTATTAGCAATGCTTCCGACAGGCGGAGGGAAGTCGGTTTGTTACCAGCTGCCAGGCTATATGTTGCCAGGGAGTGTTTTAATTGTGTCTCCTCTCGTTTCTTTAATGGAAGACCAAGTGCAGCAGCTAAAAATGCGCGGGGAAAAGCGGGTGATCGCTTTAAACAGTTTTTTGCCGGACGAACAGAAAAAACGGGCACTTATGAATTTACATCACTTTCGCTTTATTTACGCATCTCCAGAAATTTTGCAATCTCCACTTTGGCAAAAGGCGTTAAGAAACGTGGCGATTTCCCTATTTGTTGTCGATGAAGCGCATTGTATTTCGCAATGGGGGCATGATTTCCGACCCGACTTTCTTAAATTAGGGGCGATTCGCCGCGAGTTAGGGGATCCCCCGTGTCTAGCGCTGACGGCGACGGCAACGCAAGAGGTGAGAAGCGACATTATCGAAACACTACAATTAACAAACGTTCGCCAGCATCTTTATTCCGTTGACCGACCGAATATTGCCATTCAAGTAGAATGTGTTGATTCCGTCGAGGAAAAAGTAGCGCGCGTCTTGCATTATGCGAAAACGCTTCAAGGACCGGGCATGATTTACGTATCAAGCAGGCAATGGGCAGAAGTGCTAGCGCAGAAGTTAGCGGCAGAAGGGATTGAAGGGGTCGCGTATTATCACGGTGGAATGGATTCAGAACAGCGCCTGCTCGTACAACATCAGTTTTTATGCGATCAGTTGCAGATCGTTTGCTGTACGAACGCGTTTGGCATGGGCGTCAATAAAGAAAACGTTCGGTACGTTGTTCACTTTCATTTGCCTAGCCAACTTGAGGCGTACGTGCAAGAAATCGGACGTGCTGGCCGCGATGGGAAAAATAGCCTCGCCATTTTACTATATACGCACGGCGATGAAGACATGGTACAATCACTTATAGAAGCAGAATTGCCTACCGAAGAACAAGTTCGCTTGTTTATAGCATACAGAAACGATGTGCGTTCGATGGTCGAAATAAATGACGTACAATGGCGTCTCTTGCACTATATGATAGAAAAAGAACAAACGAAGGCACAGACAGTCGAAGAAATCATCGCCAATATTCAAGCGGCAATCGAAGCGAGAAAGCATTGGAAGCGAAGCAAGCTTACACAAATGCGTTCGTTTTTGTTTCGCCCGCATTGCCGGAGGGAACAAATTGTCGCATATTTTCAACAGCGATTAGAAAAGAAGCCAATAAACTGTTGCGACCGCTGCGCATTTTCGCTAGACAGCTACCAGCTTAAGCAACAAGATGAGTCAATACGAATGTTTCGCGGCTGGAAAGAAGAACTAAAACGAATATTCTGGAATGAGGAATATACATGA
- a CDS encoding YpbF family protein, which yields MNDWLSEITDEVTKQMLLGVIEKKEKLEQWKAKVKLLQVATIVGSVAFLVYVVWGIFLSPRTPSSKIVAFFGEANHLFLLFLLGTAIFVMGVYQKKCDKAEEEFHALRCEIIQKSADLWRTENEWKKRHEWFTIIKTKYDINLFYENS from the coding sequence GTGAACGATTGGCTTTCTGAGATAACAGATGAAGTGACAAAGCAAATGCTGCTTGGTGTCATTGAGAAAAAAGAAAAATTGGAGCAATGGAAAGCGAAAGTGAAGCTGTTGCAAGTGGCTACAATCGTAGGAAGTGTGGCGTTTTTGGTGTATGTGGTTTGGGGAATTTTCCTTTCTCCTCGTACCCCTAGTTCAAAAATCGTCGCATTTTTTGGCGAAGCGAATCATTTGTTTTTATTATTTTTGCTTGGAACAGCAATTTTCGTTATGGGAGTATACCAAAAAAAATGTGACAAGGCAGAAGAAGAGTTTCATGCCCTTCGCTGTGAAATTATTCAAAAAAGCGCTGATTTATGGCGAACAGAAAACGAATGGAAGAAGCGGCATGAATGGTTTACGATTATCAAAACGAAGTACGACATTAATTTATTTTATGAAAATAGCTGA
- a CDS encoding genetic competence negative regulator, translating to MRLERLTHNKIKIFLTFDDLMDRGLTKDDLWKDTFKVQQLFRDMIEEASEELGFEVNGSIAVEVYSLPAQGMVVIVTSEDQHFDVDEEFADDYIEMQVTLDESEDIFYEFQTFEDVIQLAHRLYTIGCADGTLYSYNGRFYLYVSEEPPIATDDFIAILAEFGSSATITIHRVAEYGKKLMNDRAVEQLVRYFPTR from the coding sequence ATGCGTTTAGAGCGCTTAACCCACAACAAAATTAAAATTTTCCTCACATTTGACGATTTAATGGATCGCGGTTTAACAAAGGACGATTTATGGAAAGATACATTTAAAGTGCAACAATTATTTCGCGACATGATTGAGGAAGCAAGCGAAGAACTCGGCTTTGAAGTGAACGGTTCAATAGCGGTGGAAGTGTACTCTTTACCGGCACAGGGAATGGTTGTGATCGTAACGAGCGAAGACCAGCATTTTGACGTTGACGAAGAGTTCGCTGATGATTATATCGAAATGCAAGTGACGCTTGATGAAAGTGAAGATATATTTTATGAATTCCAAACGTTTGAAGATGTCATTCAGTTAGCTCATCGTCTGTATACAATCGGCTGCGCAGACGGCACGCTATATTCGTACAACGGTCGCTTTTATTTGTACGTATCGGAAGAGCCGCCGATTGCGACCGATGATTTTATCGCCATTTTGGCAGAATTCGGAAGTTCTGCGACGATCACGATTCATCGTGTGGCGGAATATGGAAAAAAATTAATGAACGATCGCGCGGTGGAGCAACTTGTTCGCTATTTCCCTACCCGCTAA
- a CDS encoding spore coat associated protein CotJA, translating to MFTTRKQYEPYVSPFDPCVPIRVKTYVTPPNLYIPFQPTNLPQFPIHEALRKGTLWKVFYDPYYSPYEAKKGDGA from the coding sequence ATGTTTACGACGCGCAAACAATATGAGCCGTACGTCAGCCCGTTTGACCCGTGTGTGCCGATTCGTGTCAAAACGTACGTCACGCCGCCAAATCTTTACATCCCTTTTCAGCCAACGAACTTACCGCAATTTCCGATTCACGAAGCATTAAGAAAAGGAACGCTTTGGAAAGTGTTTTACGACCCGTATTATAGCCCATACGAAGCGAAAAAAGGTGATGGCGCATGA
- a CDS encoding ferredoxin translates to MPKYTIVDKETCIACGACGAAAPDIYDYDDEGIAYVTLDDNQGIVEIPDVLIDDMMDAFEGCPTDSIKVADEPFDGDPNKFE, encoded by the coding sequence ATGCCAAAGTATACAATCGTTGACAAAGAAACCTGTATTGCCTGTGGCGCTTGCGGAGCTGCTGCACCAGACATTTACGACTACGACGATGAAGGCATCGCGTACGTAACGCTTGACGACAACCAAGGAATCGTCGAAATTCCAGATGTTTTAATCGACGACATGATGGACGCATTTGAAGGTTGCCCAACAGACTCCATTAAAGTAGCTGACGAGCCATTCGACGGTGACCCGAATAAGTTTGAATAA
- a CDS encoding YpdA family putative bacillithiol disulfide reductase, with product MKEEQIIIVGGGPCGLAAAISLQDVGYQPLVIEKGNIVHSLYRYPTHQTFFSTSDRLEIGGVPFISERRKPKRNEALVYYREVVTRKQVRVQTFEKVEQVTKQSDGTFFVQTTKGAYRAKYVIIATGYYDHPNYMNVPGEDLPKVTHYFKEGHPYYHTDCVVIGGKNSSVDAALELVKAGARVTVLYRGSAYSPSIKPWILPEFDALVRQGVIQMEFNAYVQEITEDAVIYRVGDEVKTIKNDFVFAMTGYHPDHEFLKRIGVGIDEETGRPLYHPETMETNVPGIFIAGVIAAGNNANEIFIENGRFHGEQIAACIVKRENARH from the coding sequence TTGAAAGAAGAACAAATAATCATTGTTGGCGGAGGACCGTGCGGGCTTGCGGCGGCGATTTCGTTGCAAGATGTCGGTTATCAACCGCTTGTGATAGAAAAGGGAAATATTGTTCATTCGCTTTACCGCTATCCGACGCACCAAACATTTTTTAGTACGAGCGACCGGCTAGAAATCGGCGGGGTGCCGTTTATTTCGGAGCGTCGCAAGCCGAAGCGGAACGAAGCGCTCGTCTATTATCGTGAAGTAGTGACAAGAAAACAAGTTCGCGTCCAAACGTTTGAAAAAGTAGAGCAAGTGACAAAACAATCAGACGGCACGTTTTTTGTGCAAACGACAAAAGGAGCGTATCGGGCAAAATACGTCATTATTGCGACTGGCTATTACGATCATCCAAATTATATGAACGTCCCAGGGGAAGACTTGCCGAAAGTGACGCATTATTTTAAGGAAGGGCATCCGTATTACCATACAGACTGTGTCGTGATCGGCGGGAAAAATTCAAGCGTGGACGCTGCGCTTGAGCTAGTAAAAGCAGGTGCGCGCGTGACTGTTTTGTATCGCGGAAGCGCGTACTCGCCAAGCATTAAACCGTGGATTTTGCCAGAGTTTGATGCGCTCGTTCGACAAGGGGTCATTCAAATGGAATTTAACGCCTACGTGCAAGAAATTACAGAAGATGCGGTCATTTATCGAGTCGGAGACGAAGTAAAAACGATAAAGAACGATTTTGTGTTTGCGATGACAGGCTATCATCCTGACCATGAGTTTTTAAAGCGCATCGGTGTCGGCATCGATGAAGAAACGGGTCGTCCGCTTTATCATCCAGAAACGATGGAAACGAACGTCCCTGGCATTTTCATTGCAGGGGTCATTGCTGCTGGCAATAATGCCAACGAAATTTTTATTGAAAACGGCCGCTTCCACGGCGAACAAATTGCCGCGTGCATCGTCAAAAGGGAAAATGCTAGGCACTAA
- a CDS encoding LysM peptidoglycan-binding domain-containing protein, translated as MHDQAEQLRKQMEEKKEPDVLSLPPRSEVHKSKEKKTKWKIKYPLVRLLLLFFILLPFVIFAIYYMGDKRTIAPIKKSESYEPIAIEEKARTKEEPPVSSVPETKENKPTGSSEKATSDKQVITHVVQANETLFSIAMHYYGTKDGMDIIKHWNHLQSAQLYKGQVLQIPVVELTK; from the coding sequence ATGCATGACCAAGCCGAGCAGCTGCGCAAGCAAATGGAAGAAAAAAAAGAGCCGGATGTGTTATCGCTTCCGCCGCGCAGCGAAGTGCATAAATCAAAAGAAAAAAAGACGAAATGGAAAATAAAGTATCCGCTCGTTCGATTATTATTGCTCTTTTTTATTTTATTGCCGTTCGTTATTTTTGCCATTTACTATATGGGCGATAAACGAACGATTGCACCAATAAAGAAAAGCGAAAGCTATGAGCCGATTGCGATAGAAGAAAAAGCACGGACAAAAGAAGAACCGCCGGTTTCTTCCGTACCGGAAACAAAGGAGAACAAACCGACGGGATCTTCGGAAAAGGCGACAAGCGACAAGCAAGTGATCACCCACGTCGTCCAAGCAAACGAAACGCTCTTTAGCATTGCGATGCACTATTATGGAACGAAAGATGGAATGGATATTATTAAACATTGGAATCACTTACAAAGTGCGCAACTCTATAAAGGACAAGTATTGCAAATTCCAGTGGTGGAATTGACCAAATAA
- a CDS encoding inorganic diphosphatase, with translation MAFENKVVEAFIEIPTGSQNKYEFDKERGIFKLDRVLFSPMFYPAEYGYLENTLALDGDPLDILVITTNPTFPGCVIDTRVIGYLNMIDSGEEDAKLIGVPVEDPRFDEVQSIEDLPQHKLKEIAHFFERYKDLQGKRTEIGTWEGPEAAAKLIDECIARYNETKKQ, from the coding sequence GTGGCTTTTGAAAACAAAGTGGTAGAAGCGTTTATTGAAATCCCGACAGGAAGCCAAAACAAATACGAATTTGACAAAGAGCGTGGCATTTTCAAACTCGATCGCGTCTTATTTTCACCGATGTTTTATCCAGCGGAATACGGCTATTTAGAAAACACGCTTGCGCTCGATGGCGACCCGCTTGACATTTTAGTCATTACAACGAACCCTACGTTCCCTGGTTGCGTCATCGATACGCGCGTTATCGGCTATTTGAACATGATCGACAGCGGCGAAGAAGATGCAAAATTAATCGGCGTGCCAGTCGAAGACCCTCGCTTTGACGAAGTGCAAAGCATCGAAGACTTACCGCAACATAAATTAAAAGAGATCGCCCATTTCTTCGAGCGCTATAAAGATTTGCAAGGAAAACGCACGGAAATCGGCACATGGGAAGGTCCGGAAGCAGCCGCAAAACTCATCGACGAGTGCATCGCTCGTTACAACGAAACGAAAAAACAATAA
- a CDS encoding metallophosphoesterase codes for MWSLLAIGCLFSYMWWEAHRNRVVSVELSFPTFPESVRALTIFFISDIHRRVVSEKLLARVKGNVDFVVIGGDLMEKGVPFHRVKENIRRLKQIGPVYFVWGNNDYEADYRELDALLWQEGVHVLANSAAMFESELGEKVALIGIDDISKRRAHLDLAIAEVDQSAFRIVVCHNPDIVRIIQPQHGISLVLSGHTHGGQIRLGRFGLYEKGGVKEGNGTTLFVSNGYGTTNVPFRFGVPAEVNIVTIRRGKGDDREV; via the coding sequence ATGTGGAGTTTACTTGCAATCGGCTGCTTATTTAGCTATATGTGGTGGGAGGCGCACCGAAACCGCGTCGTTTCCGTAGAATTGTCGTTTCCAACTTTTCCGGAAAGCGTTCGGGCGTTGACCATCTTTTTTATTTCCGACATTCATCGGCGGGTTGTTTCGGAAAAACTTCTTGCACGTGTCAAAGGAAACGTCGATTTCGTCGTCATTGGTGGCGATTTAATGGAAAAGGGGGTTCCGTTCCATCGCGTCAAAGAAAACATTCGTCGGTTAAAGCAAATCGGTCCTGTTTATTTCGTGTGGGGAAATAACGATTATGAAGCCGACTATCGTGAACTCGATGCGCTCTTATGGCAAGAAGGGGTGCACGTATTGGCAAATAGTGCCGCGATGTTTGAATCTGAACTAGGTGAAAAAGTAGCATTGATCGGAATTGATGATATAAGCAAGAGACGTGCTCATCTAGATTTGGCGATAGCGGAAGTGGACCAATCCGCGTTTCGCATCGTCGTTTGCCACAATCCAGACATCGTTCGTATCATCCAGCCACAACACGGCATTTCGCTCGTCTTAAGCGGCCATACGCACGGCGGACAAATTCGCCTCGGGCGCTTCGGGCTATATGAAAAAGGCGGCGTTAAAGAGGGGAACGGTACGACGTTATTTGTCAGCAACGGCTATGGAACGACGAACGTGCCATTTCGTTTTGGCGTTCCTGCCGAAGTAAATATCGTGACGATTCGACGGGGGAAGGGCGATGACAGGGAAGTATAA
- a CDS encoding YpbB family protein, translating into MISYLLLYCLRHFNGERSLAAVYHLLTGKKSAQTLQDSKWFQLERVFGIYKTLSLVEIEQAAMQLLRKQWIVSVDERSYVLTEAGKEALHEWLLSVTFFTHLNGLLYDTVDRLFWYRLSLTVQTLSNLVHRRKFIPIHRHEATFAWVKTYLMAKNPHALAQALHQELHTICSSLSEEEATIFTLRLTSFERIGWTNEQIAAFLQKDPLYVQLTFQHLLHYMMKRAEREPKQFPILHDVIKDLVKPVSLTLSAQKTYEWLIKGKTIGEIARIRNLKPNTIEDHVVEIAANVRDFPITPFVAEETRRKIIEAATRLKTRQLKKLRDAVGEEISYFEIRLVLAKVGENSVS; encoded by the coding sequence ATGATTTCGTATTTGCTTTTATATTGTTTACGCCACTTCAATGGAGAACGTTCGCTTGCTGCCGTATATCATTTGTTGACAGGGAAAAAATCCGCGCAAACGCTGCAAGATAGCAAATGGTTTCAGCTTGAGCGCGTTTTTGGAATATACAAAACACTTTCGCTTGTAGAGATAGAGCAAGCTGCTATGCAGCTTTTACGAAAGCAATGGATCGTTTCTGTCGATGAACGTTCGTACGTGTTAACGGAGGCAGGGAAAGAAGCGCTTCATGAATGGTTGTTGTCCGTTACCTTTTTTACCCATTTAAACGGGCTTTTATACGATACGGTCGATCGATTGTTTTGGTATCGGCTGTCGCTGACGGTGCAGACGCTCTCCAACCTTGTGCATCGCCGTAAATTTATTCCGATTCACCGGCACGAAGCGACGTTTGCGTGGGTGAAAACGTATTTAATGGCAAAAAACCCACACGCATTGGCACAAGCGCTTCACCAAGAGCTTCACACCATTTGTTCTTCGCTGTCAGAAGAGGAAGCGACGATCTTCACATTAAGGCTGACAAGCTTTGAGCGCATTGGTTGGACGAACGAACAAATCGCTGCATTTTTGCAAAAAGACCCACTCTACGTCCAGCTTACGTTTCAGCACTTACTACACTATATGATGAAACGAGCAGAACGTGAGCCTAAACAATTTCCGATATTGCATGATGTTATAAAAGATTTAGTGAAGCCAGTTTCGTTAACACTATCTGCGCAAAAAACGTACGAATGGCTAATAAAAGGAAAAACGATTGGAGAAATTGCCCGCATTCGTAACTTAAAACCGAATACGATTGAAGATCATGTGGTTGAAATTGCCGCAAACGTTCGCGATTTTCCGATTACGCCGTTTGTAGCGGAAGAAACGAGGCGAAAAATTATCGAAGCAGCAACACGGCTAAAGACGAGACAGCTAAAAAAACTTCGCGATGCGGTTGGGGAAGAAATTAGCTATTTTGAAATTCGCCTCGTATTGGCAAAGGTAGGGGAGAATAGTGTATCTTGA
- a CDS encoding CPBP family intramembrane glutamic endopeptidase: protein MNQRETIQSMSEREILLHLYMTQLLLLVTSIFIAVFLFDWPTVRQMWHFDVQEVVLYGGGGALIVLVLDFVMMRYLPEDWYDDGGINEKMFQTRSFPQLIWLCSFIAFSEEWLFRGVLQTYFGLFLTSLFFALLHVRYLTKWFLFLMVVLISFFLGYLYDVTGSLWVTIVAHFLIDFVLAVHIRLDYLRNASGN, encoded by the coding sequence ATGAACCAAAGAGAAACAATCCAATCGATGAGTGAACGCGAAATATTACTTCATTTGTATATGACGCAGTTATTGCTTCTAGTCACCTCTATCTTCATTGCCGTATTTCTTTTTGATTGGCCGACCGTTCGCCAAATGTGGCACTTTGATGTGCAAGAAGTCGTTTTGTACGGAGGTGGAGGCGCGCTTATCGTCTTAGTGCTTGATTTTGTCATGATGCGCTATTTGCCGGAAGATTGGTATGACGATGGCGGCATTAACGAAAAAATGTTTCAAACGCGCTCGTTTCCACAGCTTATTTGGCTATGTAGCTTCATTGCTTTTAGCGAAGAATGGCTATTTCGTGGCGTGCTGCAAACTTATTTCGGGCTTTTTCTGACGAGCCTTTTTTTCGCGCTTTTGCACGTTCGCTATTTAACGAAATGGTTTTTATTTCTGATGGTAGTGCTCATCAGTTTTTTCCTTGGGTATTTATACGATGTGACGGGAAGCCTTTGGGTAACGATCGTCGCCCATTTTTTGATCGATTTTGTCCTAGCCGTCCACATTCGCCTTGACTATTTGCGAAACGCATCAGGGAATTGA